In Streptomyces canus, one DNA window encodes the following:
- a CDS encoding serine/threonine-protein kinase, with translation MQELRETDPRTIGPYEVLGRLGSGGMGEVYLAEARGGLRLAVKVVRAEHAEDRTFRARFRHEVRAAQTVGGAGTYTARVVDADTEAARPWMATEFVAGPNLRDAVLDRGPLPADAVRLLAAALAEALAAIHAKGLVHRDLKPSNILLSPDGPRVIDFGIVRALEGTALTRTGVVVGSVGYLSPEQIRNGAQVVPASDVFSLGAVLAYASGGKEPFGEGQDSVVLLRILTGDVDLSAVPEEQLPLVEACLRDDPGARPTPTELVAAAGHTAGSLREGLRAGWYGPGAAKEPEAAQSGARWVPAHDSGERESRVEYVAPVTVTDVPAATHVSPNPAPPSRRRLLRAAVGGAGVVAAGGVGGWLWLRDSSDGSATGETVAGATGAGSATGTPATGWQYKVQGLGGRRGPCAALSPDGTRVYVGGADGSLHALDLGGRTVWHTALGGEAMSPLATAQGVYCLLEDDQEGASKLCALGRGGKVRWTRAFAANSQFLVTAGQLILVSYGNGSDAGGVRAYAPDGSVRWSAPTGPAPTGEPMVADGVVYVGTFGDQVQALDAKTGKRLWATAAGLDTGRPALVGDTLVVGSGGEQMLHGIGRKGKPLWNSTNDKVDGSRYFTCVPFGGLGVTASDYELVALHPADGSTAWSFQFTDDGTQYSNPTVFGDTLYVRHGSTLYGLNRKGKQIWQKRVEGGASVGTQSPVVRSGRVYVATADGITVLALDS, from the coding sequence GTGCAGGAGCTGCGCGAGACGGACCCGCGGACCATCGGGCCCTACGAGGTCCTGGGCAGACTCGGGTCCGGCGGCATGGGCGAGGTGTATCTCGCCGAGGCGCGGGGCGGGCTGCGACTGGCCGTGAAGGTCGTACGGGCCGAGCACGCCGAGGACCGCACCTTCCGTGCCCGGTTCCGGCACGAGGTGCGGGCCGCGCAGACCGTCGGCGGGGCGGGCACGTACACCGCGCGGGTCGTGGACGCGGACACCGAGGCCGCGCGGCCGTGGATGGCGACCGAGTTCGTGGCGGGGCCCAACCTGCGGGACGCGGTGCTCGACCGGGGGCCGCTGCCCGCGGACGCGGTACGGCTGCTGGCGGCCGCGCTCGCCGAGGCGCTCGCCGCGATCCACGCCAAGGGGCTGGTGCACCGGGACCTCAAGCCCTCCAACATCCTGCTCTCGCCGGACGGGCCCCGGGTCATCGACTTCGGGATCGTCAGGGCTCTGGAGGGCACGGCACTGACCCGGACCGGTGTGGTCGTCGGATCGGTCGGCTATCTCTCGCCCGAGCAGATCCGCAACGGCGCCCAGGTGGTGCCGGCCAGTGACGTCTTCTCCCTGGGCGCGGTCCTCGCGTACGCCTCCGGCGGCAAGGAACCGTTCGGCGAGGGGCAGGATTCGGTCGTTCTGCTGCGGATCCTGACCGGGGACGTCGACCTGTCCGCCGTACCTGAGGAACAGCTGCCGCTGGTGGAGGCGTGTCTGCGGGACGACCCCGGCGCGCGGCCGACGCCCACGGAGCTGGTCGCGGCCGCGGGGCACACCGCGGGATCGCTGCGCGAGGGACTGCGGGCGGGGTGGTACGGCCCCGGTGCCGCGAAGGAGCCCGAGGCCGCGCAGAGCGGTGCGCGCTGGGTTCCCGCTCACGACTCGGGGGAGCGGGAGAGCCGGGTCGAGTACGTGGCCCCCGTGACCGTCACGGACGTCCCCGCGGCCACCCATGTCTCACCGAATCCCGCTCCGCCGTCCCGGCGTCGGCTGCTGCGGGCCGCGGTCGGCGGTGCCGGGGTCGTGGCGGCCGGCGGTGTGGGCGGGTGGCTGTGGCTGCGGGACTCCTCGGACGGATCCGCGACGGGTGAGACGGTGGCCGGGGCGACCGGTGCGGGCTCCGCGACGGGCACGCCCGCGACGGGCTGGCAGTACAAGGTCCAGGGGCTCGGCGGGCGTCGCGGCCCCTGCGCCGCCCTCTCGCCCGACGGCACGCGGGTGTACGTCGGCGGCGCGGACGGCTCGCTGCACGCGCTGGACCTGGGCGGGCGGACCGTCTGGCACACCGCACTGGGCGGCGAGGCCATGTCCCCGCTCGCCACCGCCCAGGGCGTGTACTGCCTGCTGGAGGACGACCAGGAGGGCGCCTCCAAGCTGTGCGCGCTCGGCCGGGGCGGCAAGGTCCGCTGGACCAGGGCGTTCGCCGCGAACAGCCAGTTCCTGGTCACCGCGGGGCAACTGATCCTGGTGTCCTACGGCAACGGCTCGGACGCGGGCGGGGTCCGGGCCTACGCCCCCGACGGCAGCGTGCGCTGGAGCGCGCCGACCGGGCCGGCACCCACCGGTGAGCCCATGGTGGCGGACGGGGTGGTCTACGTCGGCACGTTCGGGGACCAGGTGCAGGCGCTGGACGCGAAGACCGGCAAGCGGCTCTGGGCGACGGCGGCCGGCCTCGACACCGGGCGGCCCGCGCTGGTCGGCGACACCCTGGTGGTCGGATCGGGCGGCGAGCAGATGCTGCACGGCATCGGCCGCAAGGGCAAGCCGCTGTGGAACTCGACCAACGACAAGGTGGACGGCAGCCGCTACTTCACCTGCGTGCCCTTCGGCGGCCTGGGCGTCACCGCCTCCGACTACGAACTCGTCGCCCTGCACCCCGCCGACGGATCGACGGCGTGGTCCTTCCAGTTCACCGACGACGGAACCCAGTACAGCAACCCGACCGTCTTCGGCGACACCCTCTACGTACGCCATGGTTCGACGCTCTACGGCCTCAACCGCAAGGGCAAGCAGATCTGGCAGAAGCGCGTCGAGGGCGGCGCCTCCGTCGGCACCCAGTCGCCGGTCGTCCGGAGCGGCCGCGTGTACGTCGCGACCGCCGACGGCATCACCGTGCTCGCGCTCGACTCCTAG
- a CDS encoding rhomboid family intramembrane serine protease, whose protein sequence is MISNWRVTVGGAGRSLWGPAPVTYGLIALCCLVFVVGPASGLDPAYGSGDAALAAQRAYFHRWGVVPAELFADSPGAALTPATALFVHGSWVHLLGNMLFLYVFGVMTEERMGRVQFLLFYVGSGYLALLGYAAANADSGQSLVGASGAISAVLGAFLFLFPGARVTSLLPFLFFLPLRFPAWVVLPFWAALQWLAAGRASEGPGVAYLAHLVGFGLGLVFAWVRFGRTTRVKSAPAPSPEGENQP, encoded by the coding sequence GTGATCAGTAACTGGAGGGTGACGGTCGGTGGAGCTGGAAGGTCGCTGTGGGGGCCGGCACCGGTCACCTACGGCCTGATCGCCCTGTGCTGTCTGGTCTTCGTGGTCGGCCCCGCCTCGGGCCTCGATCCGGCGTACGGCTCCGGGGACGCGGCCCTGGCCGCTCAGCGGGCCTACTTCCACCGCTGGGGCGTGGTTCCCGCCGAGCTCTTCGCGGACTCCCCCGGTGCCGCCCTGACCCCGGCGACCGCGCTGTTCGTGCACGGCAGCTGGGTGCATCTGCTGGGCAACATGCTCTTCCTCTACGTGTTCGGGGTGATGACCGAGGAACGGATGGGCCGGGTGCAGTTCCTCCTCTTCTACGTCGGCTCCGGCTACCTCGCCCTGCTGGGCTACGCGGCCGCCAACGCCGACTCCGGGCAGTCCCTGGTCGGTGCCTCGGGGGCGATCTCGGCGGTCCTCGGCGCGTTCCTGTTCCTGTTCCCCGGTGCCCGGGTGACCAGTCTCCTGCCGTTCCTCTTCTTCCTCCCGCTGCGCTTCCCGGCCTGGGTCGTCCTCCCCTTCTGGGCGGCGCTGCAGTGGCTGGCGGCGGGCCGCGCCTCCGAGGGCCCCGGGGTCGCCTATCTGGCCCACCTGGTGGGCTTCGGCCTGGGCCTGGTCTTCGCGTGGGTGCGCTTCGGCCGTACCACTAGAGTGAAGTCCGCCCCAGCTCCGTCCCCCGAGGGAGAGAACCAGCCGTGA
- a CDS encoding NYN domain-containing protein: MVETQGGEPGDGAAEVLDRPLPDGVRRRVVHIVSEGFGGLTVGELPAQLRQYARFAPNRRAKFAGNAMAAALETDPLFRQRIGEKFREAQPELAGALDSGAPPPAADPLDVAAAAYVLRPTGWVKLVTAAGEEALRADAERADEESRAELERLREELAAARDQTRAETERLRTELESAKKETESLHRKLRAAHSDVKRGEAALRKLQGEMETVRTEGQAQVSAAESESRRLKARLGESEAALEATRRAAREGRSVEDMRVRLLLDTVLDAAQGLRRELALPPVSVRPAETVDAVEPGRMTPKDIAARALSENDPAILDQLLALPQAHLVVDGYNVTKTGYPQMPLEKQRLRLLGQLSQLAAQTGAEVTCVFDGAELAAPVLLAPPRGVRVLFSKAGVTADELIRQLVRAEPPGRPVIVASTDREVADGIAKAGARPVASAMLLKRLS, encoded by the coding sequence ATGGTGGAGACACAAGGCGGGGAGCCGGGCGACGGCGCCGCCGAGGTGCTCGACCGTCCGCTGCCCGACGGTGTGCGGCGCAGGGTCGTACACATCGTCTCGGAGGGCTTCGGCGGGCTGACCGTCGGCGAACTGCCCGCACAGCTCAGACAGTACGCGCGCTTCGCGCCGAACCGGCGGGCCAAGTTCGCGGGCAACGCCATGGCGGCCGCGCTGGAGACCGATCCGCTGTTCCGCCAGCGGATCGGGGAGAAGTTCAGAGAGGCCCAGCCGGAGCTGGCCGGTGCCCTCGACTCCGGTGCGCCGCCCCCGGCCGCGGATCCGCTCGATGTGGCGGCCGCGGCCTATGTTCTGCGGCCGACCGGCTGGGTCAAGCTGGTCACCGCGGCCGGCGAGGAGGCCCTGCGGGCGGACGCCGAGCGGGCCGACGAGGAGAGCCGCGCCGAGCTGGAGCGGCTGCGCGAGGAGCTCGCGGCCGCCCGCGACCAGACGCGCGCCGAGACCGAGCGGCTGCGCACCGAGCTGGAGTCCGCCAAGAAGGAAACCGAATCGCTGCACCGAAAGCTGCGCGCGGCACACAGTGACGTCAAGCGCGGTGAGGCGGCCCTGCGCAAGCTGCAGGGCGAGATGGAGACCGTACGCACCGAGGGGCAGGCCCAGGTGTCCGCCGCCGAGAGCGAGTCCCGGCGCCTGAAGGCACGCCTCGGGGAGTCGGAGGCCGCTCTGGAGGCCACGCGCAGAGCGGCGCGGGAGGGGCGCAGTGTCGAGGACATGCGCGTGCGTCTGCTTCTGGACACCGTTCTGGACGCGGCCCAGGGGCTGCGGCGGGAGCTGGCGTTGCCGCCGGTCTCCGTGCGGCCCGCCGAGACGGTGGACGCGGTCGAACCGGGCCGCATGACCCCGAAGGACATCGCCGCGCGTGCGCTGTCCGAGAACGACCCCGCGATCCTGGACCAGCTTCTGGCCCTGCCCCAGGCGCACTTGGTGGTCGACGGATACAACGTCACCAAGACCGGCTATCCCCAGATGCCGCTGGAGAAGCAGCGCCTGAGGCTCCTCGGGCAGCTCTCCCAGCTCGCCGCGCAGACGGGGGCGGAGGTGACCTGTGTCTTCGACGGGGCCGAGCTGGCCGCGCCCGTGCTGCTCGCGCCGCCGCGCGGGGTGCGGGTGCTGTTCTCCAAGGCGGGCGTCACCGCCGACGAATTGATCCGCCAGCTCGTGCGCGCCGAGCCGCCGGGGAGGCCGGTGATCGTCGCCTCGACCGACCGCGAGGTCGCCGACGGCATCGCCAAGGCGGGGGCGCGGCCGGTCGCTTCCGCGATGCTTCTGAAGCGACTGTCCTAA
- the trpD gene encoding anthranilate phosphoribosyltransferase, with protein MSAVTPAGGDTAAGRSWPALLNGLLEGRDLSADDTAWAMDLIMRGEATDAQIAGFAVALRAKGETVQEITGLVRTMYEHANVIEVPGRTVDIVGTGGDGAKTVNISTMSAIVIAGTGAKVVKHGNRAASSASGASDVLEKLGVNLELTPKRVAEVAEEAGITFCFAIKFHPALRHVAAARGQLGIRTTFNALGPLTNPAKVKAQAVGVADPRLAPLIAGVLAERGNSSLVFRGDDGFDELTTTSTSRVWVVRDGKVTEESFDPRHVGLELVPVEALRGADPSYNAEVARRLLDGETGPVRDAVLLNSAAALVALDPGSGTLAEQIGAAMTKAAESIDSGSARRTLDRWVAASNA; from the coding sequence ATGAGCGCTGTGACCCCCGCTGGAGGCGACACCGCGGCGGGCCGTTCCTGGCCCGCTCTGCTCAACGGCCTGCTGGAGGGCCGTGACCTGTCCGCCGACGACACCGCGTGGGCGATGGACCTGATCATGCGCGGCGAGGCCACGGACGCGCAGATCGCCGGGTTCGCGGTGGCGCTGCGCGCCAAGGGCGAGACCGTCCAGGAGATCACCGGGCTGGTCCGGACGATGTACGAGCACGCGAACGTCATCGAGGTGCCGGGCCGGACCGTCGACATCGTCGGCACGGGCGGCGACGGCGCGAAGACGGTGAACATCTCCACGATGTCGGCGATCGTCATCGCCGGCACCGGCGCGAAGGTCGTCAAGCACGGCAATCGGGCCGCCTCCTCCGCGTCCGGCGCCTCGGACGTCCTGGAGAAGCTCGGCGTCAATCTGGAGCTGACGCCGAAGCGGGTGGCCGAGGTCGCCGAGGAGGCCGGGATCACCTTCTGCTTCGCGATCAAGTTCCATCCGGCGCTGCGTCATGTGGCCGCAGCGCGAGGGCAGTTGGGGATCCGGACCACCTTCAACGCGCTCGGTCCGCTGACCAACCCGGCCAAGGTGAAGGCGCAGGCCGTGGGCGTCGCCGACCCCCGCCTGGCACCGCTCATCGCCGGCGTCCTGGCCGAGCGGGGCAACTCCTCCCTCGTCTTCCGCGGCGACGACGGCTTCGACGAGCTGACCACGACGTCCACGTCCCGGGTGTGGGTCGTGCGCGACGGCAAGGTCACCGAGGAGAGCTTCGATCCGCGGCACGTCGGCCTCGAGCTGGTCCCGGTGGAGGCACTGCGGGGCGCGGATCCGTCGTACAACGCGGAGGTCGCGCGGCGGCTCCTGGACGGCGAGACGGGCCCCGTCCGGGACGCCGTACTGCTGAACTCGGCGGCGGCGCTGGTGGCGCTGGACCCGGGGTCGGGGACGCTGGCCGAGCAGATCGGCGCCGCCATGACCAAGGCCGCCGAGTCGATCGACTCCGGGTCCGCCAGGCGCACGCTGGATCGCTGGGTGGCCGCGAGCAACGCGTAG
- a CDS encoding C40 family peptidase, with amino-acid sequence MASHRRPKQPSRTRVTVLTTAAAAAVALSANAANAAPSEKPSKDEVKAKVDALYEQAEQATEKLNGAKEKQEKLQKEISTIQDNVARGQDDLNELRDSIGLAAAAQYRSGTIDSSLQLFLSSNPEDYLDQASTADQLSSQQVEALKKIQEKQRELAQDRAEASEKLKDLSSTRTELAKQKKAVQGKLAEAQKLLNSLTAAEKAALAAADARASRSASERVDLGDAPASSARAQAAFNAAQTQLGKPYVYGATGTASYDCSGLTSWAYAQAGITIPRTSQAQANAGTRIYSMSDLKVGDLVIFYGDLHHVALYAGNGQVIHAPRTGTVVRYESINNMPFQFGVRI; translated from the coding sequence GTGGCGTCCCACCGTCGACCCAAGCAGCCGAGCCGTACGCGCGTAACCGTGCTCACGACCGCAGCGGCTGCCGCCGTGGCCCTCAGTGCCAATGCCGCCAACGCCGCGCCGAGCGAGAAGCCGAGCAAGGACGAGGTCAAGGCGAAGGTCGACGCCCTCTACGAGCAGGCCGAGCAGGCCACCGAGAAGCTCAACGGCGCCAAGGAGAAGCAGGAGAAGCTCCAGAAGGAGATCTCCACCATCCAGGACAACGTGGCCCGCGGCCAGGACGACCTGAACGAACTGCGGGACTCCATAGGCCTCGCGGCCGCCGCGCAGTACCGCAGCGGCACGATCGACTCCTCGCTCCAGCTCTTCCTGTCCTCCAACCCGGAGGACTACCTGGACCAGGCGTCCACCGCGGACCAGCTCAGCTCCCAGCAGGTCGAGGCGCTGAAGAAGATCCAGGAGAAGCAGCGCGAGCTGGCCCAGGACCGCGCCGAGGCCTCCGAGAAGCTCAAGGACCTCTCGAGCACCCGCACCGAACTGGCCAAGCAGAAGAAGGCCGTTCAGGGCAAGCTCGCCGAGGCGCAGAAGCTCCTCAACTCGCTGACGGCCGCCGAGAAGGCCGCCCTCGCCGCCGCCGACGCCCGCGCCAGCCGCTCCGCGAGCGAGCGCGTGGACCTCGGTGACGCCCCCGCGTCCTCCGCGCGGGCCCAGGCGGCCTTCAACGCCGCCCAGACCCAGCTCGGCAAGCCGTACGTCTACGGCGCCACCGGCACCGCCTCCTACGACTGCTCGGGCCTGACCTCCTGGGCCTACGCGCAGGCCGGCATCACCATCCCGCGCACCTCGCAGGCCCAGGCCAACGCCGGCACGCGCATCTACAGCATGAGCGACCTCAAGGTCGGCGACCTGGTCATCTTCTACGGCGACCTGCACCACGTCGCCCTGTACGCGGGCAACGGCCAGGTCATCCACGCCCCGCGCACCGGCACGGTCGTGCGCTACGAGTCGATCAACAACATGCCGTTCCAGTTCGGCGTACGGATCTGA
- a CDS encoding Lrp/AsnC family transcriptional regulator, translating into MITAIVLIKTSVDRIPEIAERIAALESVSEVFSVTGTYDLIAMVRVKQHEDLAEVIPGSISKIPGVEGTDTHVAFRTYSQHDLEAAFAIGLDG; encoded by the coding sequence GTGATCACCGCGATCGTCCTCATCAAGACCAGCGTGGACCGGATCCCCGAGATCGCGGAGCGGATCGCCGCGCTGGAGTCCGTGAGCGAGGTCTTCTCCGTCACGGGCACGTACGACCTGATCGCCATGGTCCGGGTCAAGCAGCACGAGGACCTCGCCGAGGTCATCCCCGGCAGCATCAGCAAGATCCCGGGCGTGGAGGGAACGGACACGCATGTGGCGTTCCGGACCTACTCCCAGCACGACCTGGAGGCCGCGTTCGCGATCGGCCTCGACGGCTAG
- a CDS encoding aminotransferase class V-fold PLP-dependent enzyme: MSVSTVAPARTICDHLPVLGRDVTVPLVTGGEVTYAALDYAASAPALQRVWDDVAAYAPYYGSVHRGAGYLSQLSTDLFENARRTVTEFLDCRDDDQLVFTRSTTDSLNLLAAALPADCQVFVFETEHHASLLPWKDARVTYLDAPRTPRQAVETLEKALADRDPQGPALVCVTGASNVTGELWPVRELAAAAHSHGARIVLDAAQLAPHHPLSVRDLDVDWVAFSGHKLYAPFGSGVLAGRADWLRAADPYLAGGGASRKVTRREDGGVDVEWHESAARHEAGSPNVIGAYSIASACRALTEAGFDTLVAREQHLIEKVRAGLAEVPEVRVLSLFGDDAPRVGVISFVVEGWNSSHFAAALSAEYGIGVRDGLFCAHPLVRTLLGSDPQSQGECGAPEAAPGEKSLNAIRVSFGAGTPDEHVERFVKAVKELVADGAKWTYRTEDGRCVPAV, translated from the coding sequence ATGTCTGTCTCCACCGTTGCCCCCGCCCGGACCATTTGTGACCATCTGCCCGTTCTGGGCCGGGATGTCACCGTCCCGCTCGTCACGGGCGGCGAGGTCACCTACGCGGCCCTCGACTACGCGGCCAGCGCCCCCGCCCTCCAGCGCGTCTGGGACGACGTGGCGGCCTACGCGCCCTACTACGGCAGCGTGCACCGCGGTGCCGGTTACCTCTCGCAGCTGTCGACCGACCTGTTCGAGAACGCCCGCAGGACCGTCACCGAGTTCCTCGACTGCCGGGACGACGACCAGCTGGTCTTCACCCGGTCGACCACCGACTCGCTCAACCTCCTCGCCGCCGCGCTCCCCGCCGACTGCCAGGTCTTCGTCTTCGAGACCGAGCACCACGCCTCGCTGCTGCCGTGGAAGGACGCCCGGGTCACCTACCTCGACGCCCCGCGCACCCCGCGGCAGGCCGTGGAGACGCTGGAGAAGGCCCTCGCCGACCGCGACCCCCAGGGCCCGGCCCTGGTGTGCGTCACCGGCGCCTCCAACGTCACCGGTGAGCTGTGGCCCGTACGGGAGCTTGCGGCAGCCGCTCACTCCCACGGCGCCCGCATCGTGCTCGACGCGGCCCAGCTGGCCCCGCACCACCCGTTGAGCGTCCGTGACCTCGATGTCGACTGGGTCGCCTTCTCCGGCCACAAGCTCTACGCCCCCTTCGGCTCGGGTGTCCTGGCCGGCCGCGCGGACTGGCTCCGGGCCGCCGACCCCTACCTCGCGGGCGGCGGCGCCAGCCGCAAGGTCACGCGGCGCGAGGACGGGGGAGTGGACGTGGAGTGGCACGAGAGCGCCGCCCGCCACGAGGCCGGCTCGCCGAACGTCATCGGCGCCTACTCCATCGCCTCCGCCTGCCGGGCCCTCACCGAGGCCGGCTTCGACACGCTGGTCGCCCGCGAGCAGCACCTGATCGAGAAGGTGAGGGCGGGCCTCGCCGAGGTCCCCGAGGTCCGCGTCCTCTCCCTCTTCGGTGACGACGCCCCCCGCGTCGGCGTGATCTCCTTCGTCGTCGAGGGCTGGAACAGCTCCCACTTCGCCGCGGCCCTCTCCGCCGAGTACGGCATCGGAGTCCGCGACGGCCTCTTCTGCGCCCACCCCCTCGTCCGCACCCTCCTCGGCAGCGACCCGCAGTCCCAGGGCGAGTGCGGCGCCCCCGAGGCCGCGCCCGGCGAGAAGTCCCTCAACGCGATCCGGGTGAGCTTCGGCGCGGGCACACCGGACGAGCACGTGGAGCGGTTCGTGAAGGCCGTGAAGGAACTGGTCGCGGACGGTGCGAAGTGGACGTACCGCACCGAGGACGGCCGCTGCGTCCCGGCCGTCTGA